Proteins from one Tsuneonella aeria genomic window:
- a CDS encoding MaoC family dehydratase: MDYFEDIEVGRKARFGRYEVTREEVVEFAKKYDPQAFHLNDDAAAKTHFGRLSASGWHTCAMTMSMLVRNMEENRQAGLGSPGIDELRWIKPVYPGDTLRVESTVLEKRRSESRPEMGIFKSRLTVFNQNDEPVMSMVSNGLIQVRDPDAAIET; the protein is encoded by the coding sequence ATGGATTATTTTGAAGACATCGAAGTCGGCCGCAAGGCGCGGTTTGGCCGGTACGAGGTCACGCGAGAGGAAGTGGTCGAGTTCGCGAAAAAATACGATCCGCAAGCCTTCCACCTCAACGACGATGCAGCCGCGAAGACGCATTTCGGCCGGCTCTCCGCAAGCGGCTGGCACACTTGCGCGATGACGATGTCGATGCTGGTCCGCAACATGGAAGAAAACCGCCAGGCCGGCCTCGGTTCGCCCGGGATCGACGAGTTGCGGTGGATCAAGCCCGTGTACCCTGGCGACACGCTGCGGGTGGAATCAACTGTCCTCGAGAAGCGGCGCAGCGAGTCGCGGCCCGAGATGGGCATTTTCAAGTCCCGGCTCACCGTCTTCAACCAGAACGACGAACCGGTCATGTCCATGGTTTCGAACGGCCTGATCCAGGTTCGTGACCCGGATGCGGCGATCGAAACCTAA
- a CDS encoding MerR family transcriptional regulator, whose amino-acid sequence MRISDLAASAGVGVETVRFYQRKGLMPAPRGEARGGRRYGAEDARRLRFVRRAQAAGFTLSQIAELINLDRSDDRTRARTMAQDRIAALEAEIARLEDARRALGKLAHDCARGGAGPCPILAAFD is encoded by the coding sequence ATGCGCATATCCGATCTGGCCGCTTCGGCCGGCGTCGGCGTGGAAACGGTGCGATTCTACCAGCGGAAAGGTCTGATGCCGGCGCCGCGGGGCGAAGCCCGGGGCGGCCGTCGTTATGGCGCGGAGGACGCGCGGCGGCTGCGCTTCGTGCGGCGGGCGCAGGCGGCGGGATTTACCCTTTCCCAGATCGCGGAACTCATAAACCTGGACCGCAGTGACGATCGCACGCGCGCGCGTACGATGGCGCAGGATAGAATCGCCGCGCTCGAGGCGGAAATCGCGCGGCTCGAGGATGCACGCCGCGCGTTGGGCAAGCTGGCCCACGACTGCGCCCGCGGCGGGGCGGGACCATGTCCCATCCTCGCCGCCTTCGATTGA
- a CDS encoding DUF1206 domain-containing protein, with product MVDKSEKFSWLVRIGYAARGVVYILLGYLALSTAGKAGDGQAAVFDMIQDAPMGEVILYLVALGLLAYAVFKAIDAASNIESHSDDASGKGKRVGAAASAIAHLVLAYTAYQFAAGEKQQSAGEGGSGQEVAGSLLTWDMGPVLLGLVGLGFLVAAAVQAKNAYTGNFMKHVSGSAPRYVEPIGRAGHASRAVVFALIGWSLIKGAWFSRSGEIKGLGEALVALSDNGVIYPLVALGLILFGVFSLIIARYRIIPDIRKDNLKPRL from the coding sequence ATGGTCGACAAGTCCGAGAAGTTCAGCTGGCTCGTGCGCATAGGCTACGCCGCGCGCGGGGTGGTTTATATTTTGCTGGGATACCTGGCCCTGTCGACGGCCGGCAAGGCGGGCGACGGTCAGGCCGCCGTGTTCGACATGATCCAGGATGCGCCGATGGGCGAGGTTATTCTTTACCTCGTCGCCCTGGGCCTGCTCGCATACGCGGTATTCAAGGCAATCGACGCGGCATCCAATATCGAGAGTCATAGCGACGACGCCTCGGGCAAGGGAAAGCGCGTGGGCGCAGCGGCAAGCGCGATCGCGCACCTCGTCCTCGCCTATACCGCCTACCAATTCGCCGCCGGAGAAAAGCAGCAGTCCGCGGGCGAAGGCGGCAGCGGTCAGGAGGTGGCCGGCAGCCTGCTTACCTGGGATATGGGACCGGTGCTGCTGGGACTCGTTGGCCTTGGTTTCCTCGTTGCCGCGGCGGTGCAGGCCAAGAACGCCTACACAGGCAATTTCATGAAGCACGTCAGCGGCAGCGCGCCGCGCTATGTCGAACCGATCGGGCGCGCCGGCCATGCCTCGCGGGCGGTCGTCTTCGCGCTCATCGGGTGGTCGCTGATCAAGGGCGCATGGTTCTCCCGGTCAGGCGAGATAAAGGGCCTCGGCGAAGCGCTGGTCGCCTTGAGCGATAATGGAGTGATTTATCCTCTGGTCGCTCTCGGCCTGATCCTGTTCGGCGTGTTCAGCCTGATCATCGCGCGGTACCGGATCATACCTGACATCCGCAAAGACAACCTGAAGCCTCGGCTGTAA
- the ychF gene encoding redox-regulated ATPase YchF: protein MGFRCGIVGLPNVGKSTLFNALTETQAAQAANYPFCTIEPNVGQVAVPDERLETIASIAKSAKIIPTQLGFVDIAGLVKGASKGEGLGNQFLGNIREVDAIVHVLRCFEDDDIQHVSNRVDPIADAEVVETELMLADLESLEKRVPAAAKKATGGDKESKVLASVLGQALDLLREGKPARLTEPRDEEEARLFRQAQLLTAKPVLYVCNVAESDAAEGNDLSARVFEKASAEGAQAVVVSAAIESELVTMPVEERAEYLADLGLTESGLSRVIKAGYRLLGLQTFFTAGPKEARAWPFPAGAKAPQAAGEIHTDFERGFIRAETIAFDDYVALGGESGAREAGKLRQEGKEYLVQDGDVLMFKFNV from the coding sequence ATGGGTTTCCGCTGCGGGATCGTCGGCCTGCCGAACGTCGGCAAGTCCACCCTGTTCAACGCGCTCACTGAAACGCAGGCCGCGCAGGCCGCGAATTATCCGTTCTGCACTATCGAACCGAACGTCGGGCAGGTCGCGGTGCCGGACGAACGTCTTGAAACGATCGCGTCCATCGCGAAGTCCGCCAAGATCATCCCAACGCAGCTTGGGTTTGTCGACATCGCCGGGCTGGTAAAGGGCGCGAGCAAGGGCGAAGGCCTGGGGAACCAGTTTCTCGGCAACATTCGCGAAGTGGACGCGATCGTGCACGTCCTGCGCTGTTTCGAGGATGATGACATCCAGCACGTGAGCAACCGCGTGGACCCCATCGCCGATGCCGAGGTGGTGGAAACCGAACTGATGCTTGCGGATCTCGAAAGCCTGGAAAAGCGCGTGCCCGCCGCCGCGAAGAAGGCCACCGGCGGCGACAAGGAATCGAAAGTGCTCGCCAGCGTGCTCGGCCAGGCGCTCGATCTGCTGCGCGAGGGCAAGCCCGCCCGCCTGACGGAGCCGAGGGACGAGGAAGAGGCACGCCTGTTCCGTCAGGCGCAGCTCCTTACCGCGAAGCCCGTCCTGTATGTCTGCAACGTGGCTGAGAGCGATGCGGCCGAGGGCAACGACCTGTCCGCGCGGGTGTTCGAGAAAGCCTCGGCCGAAGGCGCCCAAGCGGTTGTTGTTTCCGCGGCGATCGAAAGCGAACTCGTCACCATGCCGGTAGAAGAACGCGCGGAGTATCTTGCGGACCTGGGCCTCACCGAAAGCGGGCTCAGCCGGGTGATCAAGGCCGGCTACCGGCTGCTCGGCCTCCAGACTTTCTTCACGGCCGGCCCCAAGGAGGCGCGCGCCTGGCCGTTTCCGGCCGGGGCCAAGGCACCCCAGGCCGCGGGTGAGATTCACACTGATTTCGAACGGGGCTTCATCCGCGCGGAGACGATCGCGTTCGACGACTACGTCGCGCTGGGGGGCGAATCTGGCGCGCGCGAAGCGGGCAAGCTGCGGCAGGAAGGCAAGGAGTACCTCGTCCAGGACGGCGACGTGTTGATGTTCAAGTTCAACGTCTGA
- a CDS encoding tetratricopeptide repeat protein: MTNRITPAVLAVAMFFTSACAPSPEESLAEARASFAEHRFSEARVHLLSAIEGGEVDGAALDLLARTQLELGDGEGAMTTLERLRAMDRAPADAAILAGDAQLLRGKPDLAIASVEGLRTSEAWRVRALAALRGGDHAGASQAFTAGAAADGSRARLLGEAARYALLRGDLEGARTALAGARGKDEPLEAMLAAGELAAAEGRHDAALAEYEAAGKRWPESRPVLLGRLSALGDLGRTTEMAPLLKAAAARTPGDPSIVYLQARLAAAEGDWQRTRSILQPEEERLDTMPQAQLLYGQSLGELGLHQQAIGHFRAYLRSQPGRPAALRLLGRAQLASGDAPAAVATLRPLASAPGARAGDVASMAAATKAAGTPDAAQWQARARDAGAQTLATRLAQADAALRKEDWSGASAGYRAILGMTDGRNAMVLNNLAYAEGRQGNHAVAHEHAQAALKLAPGNASVLDTAGWIMVEGGIDREGGIALLRKAAELAPQNPAIARHLALATR; this comes from the coding sequence ATGACCAATCGCATTACGCCCGCCGTGCTCGCTGTCGCGATGTTTTTTACCAGCGCCTGCGCCCCGTCGCCGGAGGAGTCGCTGGCCGAGGCGCGCGCCAGTTTCGCCGAGCACCGTTTCAGCGAAGCGCGCGTCCACTTGCTCTCGGCAATCGAGGGCGGGGAAGTAGATGGGGCCGCGCTCGATTTGCTGGCGCGGACTCAACTGGAGCTGGGTGACGGGGAAGGGGCGATGACGACGCTGGAACGGCTCCGCGCCATGGACCGTGCGCCGGCAGACGCCGCGATCCTGGCAGGGGATGCGCAGCTGCTGCGCGGGAAGCCGGATCTTGCCATCGCCAGCGTGGAGGGGCTCCGCACCTCCGAAGCATGGCGTGTTCGCGCGCTTGCCGCGCTGCGCGGCGGCGACCATGCAGGCGCCTCGCAGGCATTTACGGCCGGGGCGGCGGCAGACGGATCGCGGGCACGCCTGCTGGGCGAGGCCGCGCGCTACGCCTTGCTGCGCGGCGACCTGGAAGGAGCGCGGACTGCGCTTGCCGGCGCGCGCGGGAAGGACGAGCCGCTTGAGGCCATGCTCGCCGCCGGTGAGCTTGCTGCCGCCGAGGGGCGCCATGACGCAGCACTCGCCGAGTACGAGGCAGCCGGAAAGCGGTGGCCTGAAAGCAGGCCGGTCCTGCTGGGACGGCTGAGCGCCCTGGGTGACCTTGGCCGGACGACCGAGATGGCACCCCTGCTCAAGGCTGCCGCGGCACGCACGCCTGGCGACCCGTCGATTGTCTATCTCCAGGCCCGGCTCGCGGCAGCCGAGGGCGACTGGCAGCGAACCCGGTCCATTCTTCAGCCAGAGGAAGAGCGCCTGGACACGATGCCGCAAGCGCAGCTGCTTTACGGCCAGTCGCTTGGCGAGCTCGGCCTCCATCAACAGGCGATCGGGCATTTTCGAGCCTATTTGCGCAGCCAGCCGGGCCGCCCGGCGGCTCTGCGGCTGCTGGGCCGGGCGCAGCTCGCTTCCGGCGATGCGCCCGCAGCGGTCGCCACGCTGCGCCCGTTGGCCTCGGCACCGGGCGCGCGCGCCGGAGACGTCGCCTCGATGGCGGCTGCGACCAAGGCGGCTGGAACGCCCGATGCCGCACAGTGGCAGGCCCGGGCACGCGACGCTGGGGCACAGACGCTCGCCACGCGGTTGGCACAGGCTGACGCGGCGCTGCGCAAGGAGGATTGGTCGGGGGCGTCAGCGGGCTACCGCGCGATCCTGGGCATGACCGATGGACGCAACGCGATGGTGCTCAACAACCTGGCCTACGCCGAAGGGAGGCAGGGCAACCACGCCGTGGCGCACGAACACGCGCAGGCGGCCCTGAAGCTCGCGCCTGGCAATGCGTCGGTGCTCGACACAGCGGGCTGGATCATGGTGGAAGGGGGGATCGACCGCGAAGGCGGCATCGCCCTGTTGCGCAAGGCGGCAGAGCTGGCGCCGCAGAACCCTGCGATCGCCCGGCACCTGGCGCTCGCCACCCGCTAG
- a CDS encoding cistern family PEP-CTERM protein encodes MRRSKFILVGTALAALVAATPALADPITFDADDVGTTFTLNYNGFSGGTMVDGLTASTTFTLTGVTGTSYTFDYTVNNTTGSGVESRISSFAFDTDAQIATASSTGTYNDALTGSSYPNGIGSVDVCFKAGGSNSCAGGNGGVTTGDIGSGSLTLGFAQPITSLTLDNFFVRYQSVSGAGPISSGNGAVITSSGGTPVPEPEMLVLFGLGAAALAFRSRRRQAATGAAGAPALAYA; translated from the coding sequence ATGCGCCGTTCCAAATTCATTCTCGTCGGCACGGCGCTCGCCGCGCTGGTCGCTGCAACACCCGCACTGGCCGATCCGATCACGTTCGATGCTGACGATGTCGGCACGACCTTCACACTCAACTACAACGGGTTTTCGGGCGGCACTATGGTCGATGGCCTCACCGCTTCGACCACTTTCACGCTCACCGGCGTGACTGGCACGAGCTACACGTTCGATTACACGGTCAACAACACAACCGGCTCCGGCGTCGAATCGCGCATCTCCAGCTTCGCCTTCGACACCGACGCGCAGATCGCCACGGCTTCAAGCACCGGCACCTACAACGATGCGCTGACCGGCAGCAGCTATCCGAACGGCATCGGCAGTGTCGACGTCTGCTTCAAGGCTGGCGGATCGAACAGCTGCGCCGGCGGGAACGGCGGCGTGACCACCGGCGACATCGGTTCCGGTTCGCTGACGCTGGGTTTCGCCCAGCCGATCACCTCGCTCACGCTCGACAACTTCTTCGTGCGCTACCAGTCGGTCTCGGGTGCGGGACCGATCAGTTCAGGTAACGGCGCTGTGATCACGAGCTCTGGCGGAACGCCGGTTCCGGAACCGGAAATGCTTGTCCTGTTCGGCCTTGGCGCGGCGGCCCTGGCATTCCGCAGCCGTCGTCGCCAAGCGGCGACCGGCGCTGCCGGCGCCCCGGCCCTCGCCTACGCCTGA
- a CDS encoding CPBP family intramembrane glutamic endopeptidase, which translates to MADGSAALTPGKVALALAAQALLLIGAGVALWVLSGRDVADFVDFGWRPVLQGLVFGGVLIAVLASVFRLFPDFLEHTARQQARMAQIFPARTGMRNYVWLALCAGIGEEAVFRGGLQTLLTDWMHPALAVVLAAAGFAAIHLARPLITAIILVAGIIFGAVYWATGSLVTVMVAHALYDVWALRTLHRELIRLGYCEPGPAA; encoded by the coding sequence ATGGCTGACGGAAGCGCCGCGCTGACGCCTGGCAAGGTGGCGCTCGCCCTTGCTGCACAGGCCTTGCTGCTGATCGGTGCGGGCGTGGCGCTGTGGGTGCTTTCGGGGCGCGACGTCGCCGACTTCGTGGATTTCGGGTGGCGGCCCGTGCTGCAAGGGCTGGTTTTCGGAGGCGTGCTGATCGCGGTTCTCGCCTCCGTTTTCCGGCTGTTTCCCGATTTCCTCGAACATACCGCGCGCCAGCAGGCGCGCATGGCGCAGATCTTTCCCGCCCGCACGGGCATGCGGAATTATGTCTGGCTGGCCCTGTGTGCCGGGATCGGGGAAGAAGCCGTGTTCCGCGGCGGCTTGCAGACATTGCTGACCGACTGGATGCATCCCGCGCTTGCCGTCGTGCTGGCGGCCGCCGGGTTCGCGGCAATCCACCTCGCCCGGCCGCTGATCACGGCGATCATACTCGTCGCGGGGATCATCTTCGGCGCGGTCTACTGGGCGACCGGGAGCCTGGTGACGGTCATGGTCGCGCACGCGCTATACGACGTCTGGGCGCTCCGGACGCTCCACCGCGAGCTCATCAGGCTGGGCTATTGCGAACCGGGCCCGGCGGCCTAG
- the pth gene encoding aminoacyl-tRNA hydrolase, giving the protein MQIWAGLGNPGPQYAMHRHNVGFMALDVIADMHGFGPVQKKFSGWVQEGRIGNARVLLLKPATYMNESGRSIAEALRFYKLDAEALTVFHDELDLAPFKVKVRVGGGLAGHNGLRSIDKHMTQLGGAEFRRVRIGIGHPGHKDRVTGHVLGNYAKAEMDDLTDMLAAIGAEASWLAAGDDPRFMSEIALRLHG; this is encoded by the coding sequence ATGCAAATCTGGGCAGGTCTCGGCAACCCCGGTCCGCAATACGCGATGCACCGGCACAACGTGGGTTTCATGGCGCTCGACGTGATCGCGGACATGCACGGGTTCGGTCCCGTGCAGAAGAAGTTCAGCGGGTGGGTGCAGGAAGGGCGCATCGGCAACGCGCGGGTCCTGCTGCTGAAGCCTGCGACATACATGAACGAAAGCGGCCGCAGCATTGCCGAAGCGCTGCGCTTCTACAAGCTCGACGCGGAAGCGCTGACCGTATTCCACGACGAGCTCGACCTCGCGCCGTTCAAGGTGAAAGTGCGGGTCGGCGGGGGGCTGGCCGGGCACAACGGGTTGCGGTCGATCGACAAGCACATGACCCAGCTCGGCGGCGCCGAGTTCCGCCGCGTGCGCATCGGCATCGGCCACCCGGGGCACAAGGACCGGGTGACAGGCCACGTGCTGGGCAATTACGCCAAGGCGGAGATGGACGATCTCACCGACATGCTGGCGGCAATCGGGGCGGAGGCGTCCTGGCTTGCGGCCGGCGACGACCCCCGCTTCATGAGCGAGATCGCCCTGCGGCTGCATGGCTGA
- a CDS encoding 50S ribosomal protein L25/general stress protein Ctc, whose translation MSDALTLPAEARERAGKGASRILRRDGRVPAVIYGGKEEPLMIHVEAKELTRQLGTGHFMNSIVMIDVGGKSVRTLPKDVAFHPVTERPVHVDFLRLAKNAKIQVAVPVVFLNEEDSPGLKKGGVLNIVRHDLELICESDKIPDQIEIDVTGKDVGDAIHISEVTLPAGAESAITDRDFTIATLVAPSALKKAEGAEAAGDSDGAAAPADDNAGDAASE comes from the coding sequence ATGAGCGACGCTCTGACCCTGCCGGCCGAGGCGCGCGAACGGGCTGGCAAGGGAGCCTCCCGTATTCTGCGCCGCGATGGCCGCGTTCCCGCCGTGATCTACGGCGGCAAGGAAGAACCCCTGATGATCCATGTCGAGGCGAAGGAACTGACCCGCCAGCTCGGCACCGGTCATTTCATGAACTCGATCGTGATGATCGACGTTGGCGGCAAGTCGGTCCGCACCCTGCCCAAGGATGTTGCGTTCCACCCGGTGACCGAACGTCCGGTCCACGTCGACTTCCTGCGTCTCGCGAAGAACGCCAAGATCCAGGTCGCGGTGCCGGTCGTGTTCCTTAACGAAGAGGACAGCCCCGGCCTCAAGAAGGGCGGCGTGCTCAACATCGTCCGCCACGATCTTGAACTGATCTGCGAATCCGACAAGATCCCTGACCAGATCGAAATCGATGTCACCGGCAAGGATGTGGGCGATGCGATCCACATCAGCGAAGTGACCCTGCCGGCGGGCGCGGAAAGCGCGATCACCGATCGTGATTTCACCATCGCCACGCTGGTCGCTCCCTCCGCCCTCAAGAAGGCCGAAGGCGCCGAAGCTGCCGGCGATAGCGATGGCGCGGCCGCACCTGCGGACGACAACGCCGGAGACGCGGCGAGCGAATAA